The proteins below are encoded in one region of Hordeum vulgare subsp. vulgare chromosome 3H, MorexV3_pseudomolecules_assembly, whole genome shotgun sequence:
- the LOC123442131 gene encoding disease resistance protein PIK6-NP-like yields MELATGAMAPLLLKLADLLKEEYKLHKDLRKEVESLSLDLESLHGALHKVAQVPRDQLDEQVWIWAREVRKASYAMEDIVDSFLVRVDGGHDHEAEAKKTGLRRFKDKTRNMFNLKKLADRRSIAGKIQDIKNQLQAIALRRSMYRVDDIVAKPAATTLTMDDPRLLDLQRVTKLFGIEEPREKLISMLFEGEDSHGAHKEMKIVSIVGYGGLGKTTLAKAVYDKLKVKFQCVAFVPVGQYPDMKKIFLDILIGLDKEKYTNANMMILDQYQLISEIKGFLQDKRYFIVIDDIWDTPTWELITCAFVDNYLGNVVITTTRKSKVDMGGVVYTPKVLSYSDSKKLFYTKVFGKEECPEKYKSAGVYDKITEVSEKILKKCNGSPLAIATIASVLAKKPILEWSHAYNTIGFGNDEDDSQVKRTMKILSFSYYDMPLHLRACLLYLSLFPEDLFILKTMLIWMWIAEGLIHDKEGVGLFELGEIYFNDLVSRNMIMQEDTTTHKGFLNGCRVHDIVLHLLRSLSKEENFVTILDKGQHASVDSRRVSIEKLGLDKISNQAVMDMPQVRSVTAFGGLMNALPPLSSFPVLRVLKAAWNSVLEECNYLEELGSSPHLRYINLMYTRTRQLPKDIGYLKLLQVLDITGTRIEELPESMAQLQGLMCLHADRKTRMPDWLGKLTSLQELWIWPAAEKYARFVEELRKLRALRVLVTWNAPPADESVETDLLEALRSLHKIMVIDIGLRSTFPKGSVRKTCKEGFVLSLHLRRLILGGIQFSRLPGWISPLRLPNLCDLEVHVYGVEQQDMDIIGDFKYLDNLLLFMVSKKTRDKEILTCGSGAFQNLRRYHINRQVMFLHGSMPRLEDVRLQIRVCEVKRVSPDFDFDLGLLNLPAIQQVKVHIGCAFSRGVDVEEAEAALRQAVHMHPNSPTFEICRDLEEVSEF; encoded by the exons ATGGAACTGGCGACGGGAGCCATGGCCCCCCTCCTCCTCAAGCTGGCCGACCTGCTCAAGGAGGAGTACAAGCTGCACAAGGACCTCAGGAAGGAAGTGGAGTCTCTCTCACTAGATCTCGAGAGCTTGCACGGCGCCCTCCACAAGGTGGCTCAGGTGCCGCGCGACCAACTCGACGAGCAGGTCTGGATCTGGGCCCGTGAGGTCAGGAAGGCGTCGTACGCCATGGAGGACATCGTCGACTCCTTCCTGGTACGCGTGGACGGCGGCCATGACCATGAAGCCGAGGCCAAGAAGACTGGCCTCAGGCGGTTCAAGGACAAGACGAGGAACATGTTCAACTTGAAGAAGCTGGCAGACCGCCGTAGCATCGCTGGCAAGATCCAAGACATCAAGAATCAACTCCAGGCTATAGCCTTGCGGCGTTCCATGTACAGAGTCGACGATATCGTGGCCAAGCCTGCCGCGACAACACTAACCATGGATGATCCCCGCCTCTTGGATCTGCAGAGAGTGACAAAGCTCTTTGGCATTGAAGAACCACGGGAGAAGCTCATAAGTATGTTGTTCGAGGGGGAGGATAGTCACGGTGCGCACAAAGAGATGAAGATAGTCTCCATCGTCGGATATGGCGGACTTGGCAAAACCACCCTTGCCAAAGCTGTTTATGATAAGCTGAAGGTGAAATTCCAGTGTGTGGCTTTTGTTCCAGTCGGTCAGTATCCAGACAtgaagaaaattttcttggacatTCTAATTGGCCTTGACAAGGAAAAATATACGAATGCCAatatgatgatattggatcagtaTCAGCTCATCAGTGAAATAAAAGGATTTCTCCAAGATAAGAG GTACTTCATTGTTATTGATGATATATGGGATACACCAACATGGGAATTGATAACATGTGCTTTTGTTGATAATTATCTTGGAAATGTGGTAATCACAACTACTCGCAAATCAAAAGTTGATATGGGTGGTGTTGTTTATACACCAAAAGTGCTTTCTTATAGTGACTCCAAAAAGTTATTCTATACAAAAGTATTTGGTAAAGAGGAATGTCCTGAGAAATATAAATCAGCTGGCGTGTATGATAAAATTACTGAGGTGTCTGAAAAAATTCTGAAGAAATGCAATGGTTCACCATTAGCCATCGCTACAATAGCTAGTGTGCTAGCTAAGAAACCAATCTTGGAATGGTCACATGCCTACAACACTATAGGTTTTGGGAATGATGAAGATGACTCACAAGTTAAGAGAACAATGAAGATATTGTCTTTTAGCTATTATGATATGCCATTGCATCTAAGGGCTTGCTTATTATATTTAAGCTTATTTCCAGAGGATTTATTCATCCTCAAAACAATGTTGATATGGATGTGGATAGCCGAAGGCTTGATTCATGATAAAGAAGGGGTAGGTCTATTTGAGCTTGGAGAAATATATTTTAATGACCTTGTTAGTAGAAACATGATCATGCAAGAGGACACAACGACACACAAAGGCTTCCTTAATGGTTGCCGTGTCCATGACATTGTACTTCATCTCCTTCGTTCCTTGTCAAAAGAAGAAAACTTTGTCACTATATTGGATAAAGGGCAGCACGCATCTGTTGACAGCCGACGAGTTTCCATCGAAAAGCTCGGCTTAGACAAAATCAGTAATCAGGCTGTTATGGACATGCCACAAGTGAGGTCAGTTACTGCCTTTGGAGGTCTTATGAACGCATTGCCCCCACTGTCTAGTTTCCCTGTGTTGCGTGTACTGAAAGCTGCTTGGAACTCTGTTTTGGAAGAATGCAATTATCTCGAGGAACTTGGGAGCTCACCACACCTTCGGTACATCAATCTAATGTATACACGAACACGTCAACTCCCGAAAGATATTGGTTATCTAAAGTTGCTGCAGGTATTGGACATAACTGGCACTaggatcgaagaactgccggaAAGTATGGCCCAGCTACAGGGATTGATGTGCCTACATGCTGACCGTAAGACAAGGATGCCTGATTGGCTTGGAAAGCTGACTTCCCTGCAGGAGCTGTGGATTTGGCCTGCTGCGGAGAAGTATGCACGCTTTGTGGAAGAGCTGCGCAAGCTGAGGGCGTTGAGGGTGCTGGTAACATGGAATGCTCCGCCTGCTGATGAAAGCGTGGAGACAGACTTGCTGGAGGCTTTACGCAGCCTGCACAAGATCATGGTTATAGATATTGGTCTCCGCAGTACATTTCCAAAGGGGAGTGTGAGAAAGACATGCAAAGAAGGCTTCGTCCTCTCACTACATCTCCGTCGCCTGATTCTAGGTGGCATCCAGTTCTCAAGGCTTCCGGGGTGGATTAGTCCCTTGCGTCTTCCCAACCTCTGCGACCTAGAAGTGCATGTGTATGGTGTGGAACAGCAGGATATGGATATCATTGGAGATTTCAAATATCTGGATAATCTGCTCCTTTTCATGGTGAGCAAGAAAACTCGAGACAAGGAAATTTTGACCTGTGGTAGTGGTGCATTCCAGAATCTGAGGCGATACCATATTAACCGACAGGTCATGTTTCTGCATGGATCTATGCCAAGGCTTGAAGATGTTCGTTTGCAAATCCGTGTGTGCGAAGTGAAACGTGTCAGCCCTGATTTCGACTTCGACTTGGGCTTGCTTAACCTCCCTGCTATTCAGCAAGTCAAGGTACATATTGGCTGTGCATTCTCCCGTGGTGTGGACGTGGAGGAAGCGGAGGCTGCTTTGAGGCAGGCAGTCCACATGCATCCAAACAGTCCCACATTTGAAATATGTAGGGATCTGGAAGAGGTATCAGAATTTTAA
- the LOC123440838 gene encoding hydroxyethylthiazole kinase, translating to MEEERTEAWWARRAWALLSAVRERAPLVQCITNLVSMDIAANALTAAGASPAMLHCLREIPDFTPRCDAVCINVGTLSEEWLPSMRAAASAGRPWVLDPVAVAASGFRMEACLELLALRPAVVRGNASEILALAARSDSSSSSFKGVDSSHDSGEALQAAKALARSSGAVIAVSGAVDFITDGEQVISASNGVAMMQKITATGCAVTALIAAFVGADPSDALAAAASALAIFGLAGEIGMECAKGPASLRMHLIDALYGLDEQTVTSAVKIALVP from the exons ATGGAGGAGGAGAGGACGGAGGCGTGGTGGGCCCGGCGCGCGTGGGCGCTGCTGTCGGCCGTCCGCGAGCGGGCGCCGCTGGTGCAGTGCATCACCAACCTCGTCTCCATGGACATCGCCGCCAACGCGCtcaccgccgccggcgcctccccggCCATGCTCCACTGCCTCCGCGAGATCCCCGACTTCACCCCTCGCTGCGACGCCGTCTGCATCAACGTCGGCACCCTCTCCGAGGAGTGGCTCCCCTCCAtgcgcgccgccgcctccgccggcCGCCCCTGGGTGCTCgaccccgtcgccgtcgccgcctccgGCTTCCGGATGGAGGCCTGCCTCGAGCTCCTCGCTCTCCGCCCCGCCGTCGTCAGGGGGAACGCGTCCGAGATcctcgccctcgccgcccgctccgacagctcctcctcctccttcaag GGCGTGGACAGTTCACATGACTCGGGGGAGGCCCTGCAAGCCGCGAAGGCATTGGCACGGTCCAGTGGGGCAGTCATTGCAGTATCTGGAGCCGTTGATTTCATCACCGATGGTGAGCAGGTCATCAGTGCTAGCAATGGTGTGGCAATGATGCAGAAGATCACGGCGACAGGGTGTGCTGTCACTGCTCTTATAGCGGCTTTTGTCGGGGCGGATCCCTCGGATGCTCTGGCCGCAGCAGCGTCTGCTCTTGCCATCTTTGGACTGGCCGGAGAGATCGGGATGGAGTGCGCTAAAGGGCCTGCCTCGCTCAGGATGCACCTCATCGATGCTCTCTACGGCCTCGATGAGCAGACCGTCACATCAGCGGTCAAAATTGCCCTAGTGCCGTAA
- the LOC123440840 gene encoding L-gulonolactone oxidase 2-like, producing MSVSRGGKRAMESLLMVLSLAVVLVHLAGGSPPPDPVNCMHGTSNCTITNTYGSFTDRTICRAAKVTYPGTEQELVAAVAAVASTKQKVKVATKHSHSIPKLACPGGDDGTIISTARLNRTVCIDVAKRLMTVESGMVLRDLIEAAAAAGLSLPHSPYWYGLTIGGLLGTGAHGSSLWGKGGAVHEYVVGMRIVTPAPASQGFAVVRELDADHPDLHAAKVSLGVLGVISQVTLTMQPLFKRSVTLVRRDDSDFQEQVAVWGDLHEFGDMTWLPHQGKVVYRRDDRVDVSTPGNGLNDLLLFHPSPTRGLIDARVAEERLQENSTDAARCEAAALQAATSERSSNGFTNDGVAFTGYPVVGYQHRIQASGACLNGPDDGLLTACAWDPRIRGSFYYNSGFSVALSKAPAFVADMKRLRDLNPDLFCAAVDARVGVLLRYIKASTAYLGKPEDSIDIDIVHYRSRTDGMPRAHADVVDEIEQMALHKYGGLPHWGKNRNLAFDGAIARYPKAREFLGVKDRYDPEGLFSSEWTDEVLGISGSPNIIKKGCAIEGLCVCSNDSHCAPEQGYFCRPGKVYKEARVCSFIKDY from the coding sequence ATGTCGGTGTCACGAGGTGGGAAAAGAGCAATGGAAAGCTTGCTGATGGTTCTCTCCCTCGCAGTCGTCCTCGTCCACCTCGCCGGCGGCAGCCCTCCACCGGACCCGGTGAACTGCATGCATGGCACGTCCAACTGCACCATCACCAACACGTACGGCTCCTTCACGGACCGCACCATCTGCCGCGCCGCCAAGGTCACCTACCCGGGGACCGAGCAGGAGCTGGTCGCCGCCGTGGCAGCCGTGGCGTCGACAAAACAGAAGGTGAAGGTGGCCACCAAGCACTCCCACAGCATCCCTAAGCTGGCCTGCCCCGGCGGCGACGACGGTACGATCATAAGCACGGCGCGGCTCAACCGGACGGTGTGCATCGATGTGGCGAAGCGGCTCATGACGGTGGAGAGCGGCATGGTCCTTCGGGACCTGATCGAGGCCGCCGCCGCAGCAGGGCTGTCCCTGCCGCACTCACCCTACTGGTACGGCCTAACCATCGGCGGCCTCTTGGGCACGGGAGCTCACGGGAGCTCGCTGTGGGGAAAGGGAGGCGCTGTGCACGAGTACGTGGTCGGGATGAGGATCGTAACTCCGGCGCCGGCGAGCCAGGGTTTCGCGGTAGTGAGGGAGCTCGACGCCGATCACCCGGACCTGCACGCGGCGAAGGTCTCCCTCGGGGTTCTCGGCGTCATCTCTCAGGTAACCCTGACCATGCAGCCGTTGTTCAAGCGGTCGGTGACGCTGGTGAGGCGCGACGACTCAGACTTCCAAGAGCAGGTGGCCGTGTGGGGCGACCTCCACGAGTTCGGCGACATGACATGGCTGCCGCACCAGGGCAAGGTGGTGTACCGCCGGGACGACCGGGTCGACGTCTCGACCCCCGGCAATGGCCTCAACGATCTGCTCCTTTTTCACCCCAGTCCCACCCGCGGGCTCATCGACGCAAGAGTTGCCGAGGAGCGGCTGCAGGAGAACAGCACCGACGCCGCCCGGTGCGAGGCAGCGGCGCTGCAGGCGGCCACATCCGAGCGCTCGTCCAACGGTTTCACGAACGACGGCGTTGCCTTCACGGGATACCCGGTGGTGGGGTACCAACACCGCATCCAGGCATCCGGCGCATGCCTCAACGGGCCAGACGACGGTCTCCTCACCGCCTGCGCGTGGGACCCGCGCATCCGAGGCTCCTTCTACTACAACTCCGGCTTCAGCGTCGCGCTCTCCAAGGCGCCGGCGTTCGTCGCCGACATGAAACGCCTCCGGGACCTCAACCCGGACCTGTTTTGCGCCGCCGTCGACGCCAGGGTGGGCGTGCTCCTGCGATACATCAAGGCATCAACGGCTTACCTTGGCAAGCCAGAAGACTCGATCGACATCGACATCGTCCACTACCGGAGCCGCACCGACGgcatgccgcgggcgcatgccgACGTGGTGGATGAGATCGAGCAGATGGCGCTGCACAAGTACGGCGGCCTCCCGCACTGGGGCAAGAACCGCAACTTGGCCTTCGACGGTGCCATCGCAAGGTACCCGAAGGCTCGtgagttccttggtgtgaaagatAGGTATGATCCTGAGGGGCTCTTCTCCAGCGAGTGGACCGACGAGGTGCTCGGTATCAGTGGAAGCCCCAACATCATCAAGAAGGGTTGCGCCATTGAAGGACTCTGCGTCTGCTCCAATGATTCACACTGTGCTCCGGAGCAGGGCTACTTCTGCAGGCCAGGAAAGGTGTACAAGGAGGCTCGAGTATGCTCCTTCATCAAGGATTATTAG